AACCCACTTTTAAAATATCCTTCCACTCAGGTATGTCTGACACACATACATTGTAAATTTGTGGCGTGGGAGCTGAGAAAGAAGAAAGTAAAGCAAAAGTAATAAGATAATAACTGGGAAAGGAAAGGATCTTGTGTCATTATACAACTTAGTTGCACAACAAAATTAccaggtcagatggagggttgattggagccgctgcgactgagcacactgccacaagggaccaacctgacctaATGTGTTTTAGCTACCTTGTCTGCCTTAAAAAGTATGAGAATagttgcacacaaacaaacaaaatgctgactcagcattacAACTAATTAGTAAACACAAATATGTTATAAATATGTAAGAAATAAGTGAATGGTGAAGACAGCCGAGACTGTGAGGGACACCATCAATccagccaaaaacacacattcaagtGTGTGAAATGCTGGTGAACCGAAAGCCAGCTCAAGTGTCTTCACAAGTCACTGAATCTATACCAGCTTCAAGGATATGGTTGTTAACATTACCCTTCACCTCTTGCCTTTCTGAAGTGCAGTAAacggagggaagaaaaaaaataccagaatgttctgaatttttttttgcaggtgatAAACGTTGACATGCACCACTGCTGTCTATGCTGTCGAGTATTTTCAGATTATAACCTTACAAAACTTGAAGGATACTGCAGGGTGACATACTGTCTCTTCCAGCCATAATGAAACTTAATCCCAGGGTAAAAGGACGGCGATTAATTATGCAGTCTTTCGTCCTGCTTGTGACcatctcattttatttctgtcacaATAGATTATTGCTGGATCTAGATCCATGGAGTTGGACACACCGATGCCCCAAAAGGAACAGATTCAAGGACAGAAGAACATAAAGGACTGCATGACATGTTTTCCTGAGGAGGGCGGCATTACACCACTCAGTGCACAGCCTGCTAGAAATTATTTTTAGAAGAGGAAGGTTAAATAGGTAGGAGTATGTTAGTATACTTATCAATGAAGTTCTGACCAGGGCTGGGCATTTCTCGCAAAATGCAATTCGAATATTCAATAAGATTATTTgctgaatattcaaatatttacttCACTCCAGCACACAAATTGAGAGATAGTGAAATGGATGCATGTCGttgagcagcttcaagatgcattcaagaaacaaACATTCATCACTGCTGCAAAGACACATGCAGTCCactgaataaatgtttaatgctgctgccaccttgtgatatAAATACATGACAAATTAGGTTGTAAATGGAgtagaaatatttatttttaatcaatgcAATGATAAGCATTTTTCAGTTCTGTAACTTTTTCAGATTGTATAGTTAAACTGATCCCTGATATCCTCCTATGGTACAACAAACATTGATTAAGACTCAAGTTTCATATCGGACAACACTCAATAATGTCTATATCAGAGAGACTGACAACAACTAGACATTCAAACAGAGTCAGGTTTCATCCCCTCTGGTCCAGTCAGCACCACATAGACCTTAATGAGAACACAGTGGTGTATCATTGTAATATGGACAGACAGGTCCAGTAGCCTGGGGGACAAACGGGGCTGGAGCTGACTTTTCTTGACACTGATGTAAGGCAACAGTTGACAACCAAAATCGCAACTCTGACTTTTCCCAAATCCACTAATATTATGCTGCACTGCTACGAGCCTGGGCAGAGGCATGGGGAAGACAACTGATGGCAAATCATctcttttatttacacacagtaTGCTGTCATATCATTAAACAGTCAACTACTGTGATGTTCAAAGTGACCCCTTCATCTGTCACTGAGATCTTTGAATTATTTAGCACAGTAGGAATTAATCCTGGTACAAATGCAACACACCAATTAAACTGGCAGCACATAGATCAGTGCGCTCACCGTGTACTGTGGATCTCACCTTTATGCACTTCAAACCAAAGTGTCCGCGGTGTAACAAGTGGGAAGTGGTAATTCTCAGACAACGTAGGAAAAAAAGCAGAAGCTTAGAATGACTATTATCCACAGAACCTAAACTgtctaatgaaataaaataattcaaataaagaAAGCGAATATCCGACGCGCAGCGTTTTCCGCTTTGGATGAGCAACGTCTCCGTTTCCAAAACAATTAATAGCCAGAGAGCTGTCGCTACCTTTTATAAACTCCACGCACAACTGTTTACAGTGATGTGTTGCTGAATCATTACACCACAGTTAGGGAAAATTCACTCATCACCTCGTGTAAGAAAACGGAATATGGGGTCAATACAGTTTCGCTTTCCTTTCGGGGGAAAGGACAGGTTTCTAGTTTCTATTGGGACCACGTGACTTGCAGACGCGCATCATGGGCGGGCAGAGTCACAGACATACGTACAGACATGTTTGTTAAGTTTGATAAAACATCGCTCTGTTGTGCTTTGTAAAGCGTGTTGTCTGTGCGGAGCTACAGCGACATCCTCGCTCACACGTGCTGTATATACAGATGTTGAGACCAGGCTGCCTCAACAACAACTGACGTAGActattgtattttgtttgtaaTGTAATACAGTTAAAGTGTCACTGGGAAAAGCCCACATCTCACAACAGCAATAGTATTATGACATAAAGGGGAAAACATTACTACAATGTGTGTTAAATACGAGAATTACCTGAGCACGTGCAAAGACATTGTTCTTTGACTAACTAACTatctaacaaacaaaaaagcaagtCTTCTTCATTCACCCATTAATGTCACACTTTGTGGAATATGTAGAAAAGATGGAGGAAGCGATGCAACATTAAGGGTATTAACAGTCATAAAACACCAAAAgaagataaagaagaaaataaattataattcaCAAAGTGTCCCCGTTTCTGCAGGTAGCATACATGTTCATGACTGTTAACTGTTACACTgaacagttaaataaaactatataaaacacTGGGCATATGTGATGGGATGAGATGGTGATTCTAATGTGATAGGTTTATTCTGTTTTGCGACTCATTTAAAGAGAGTGAGACTGGGTTATTCAACATTAAAGTGAACTCCTGTCTGATAATAAGGCCTTTGTGTGCTCTGACGAAATATAAAGTTACAGCCTACAGTCTTAGAGGCAGAATAAACCCGACATGAATGAAACAGTACAGACAAACGTGTTCAgactttttaaatttaaaggaCAAGATGTGGCGCCGGACAAAGTCCCTCCtacagctaacgttagccagcAACGTGCTAGCTCTGCACTGGCACTGCACCACTTCTCCGTTTCCACACAAGCGCCTGCAGCACAGTCCCTTAAAGGTCTGCTaacgccacacacacatgcacttctCTTCACCAGAACCACACACATCATGCAGACCATTCACAGGCTGAAATATTCACCTTCTACTCGCGGTTTTCAGCTCCGTGGGATCCTGTTAGTGTGGTTATGTTTTAATGCGGTGAGAGGAACGATCGGCAGAAGTGACGCCATACGCCGGcgacgcacacaaacagcaacCCGTCGCATATGAGTGACGCAATGTCAGCGGCAAGGTTCCGATACTTGCTGTTTTACCGACGGCTGTGTCCTTCATATTACTCACTATGGAGCCCGTTTACGCCACTTGagtaataaaaatacattagtaagtcataattatgacgTATATGACATGTATTACTTATTATAAACAATTACTAACTTATAATAATGAGATAGTAAGTCAGTAAGTAAGTCATTATTACGAGAAAGTATATGAGATACCTCCTTACAATTCtgacttattatctcataataatgagatactttctcattattatgactgaATGTGGATAATTTTTGGCAGAAACAACATAACTTTCTGCTTCCCCCTTTATTCAGGaaataaatcatgaaataaTCAAGTTTCGAGCCCCTAGTGTTGAACTTTGTGTCACAAAAGAAGAATCAAAGTCCATATCACTTGAATCTGACTCAGAGTCCAAGAAATCAAGGTTTAATTTGATGTAAAATCAGTAAAAGCAGACTCATGCAATAGCTTAATTTCATTTTAGTAACTGAATGCACCTGAACAAATGTGTCGGCCTTTGCTTAATAGTAATGTTACTGTTTTTATCCTtacattattacaaaaacatcttattaaataaattaagtaCTTCAATAGAAGTTGTCTTTTTGTCTCCTTAAAATGAACCCTGTATTGGTAGTATTTCCATGTTGTCTCCATTGTTTCTATAATTTTTTGTATGACATGAAGTCATTGTAGATGTACTTTTCATTGAACCATTTACCCCATTACAACATACTGTAAGTGTTCCATTCAGTAGTTTGATTCtaatattcattcattggtATCATATTAGTTTAGCAACACAGTTTGACTTTAATGTTATAAAAAGGAATAATATAACATTCCCACCATACTCCGGTGTAAACAGATTTCAAATTTGGGGCTTATAGCAAGTTTAGTATTGAGGAGACCACAGTTTCTCTAGTGACTTGTTGCACTCTATCTACTTATCCTGTAGGTGTCAGGATTTCTCTGTGAATATGCTGACCTCAGATCTTCAATACATacaaactgattaaaaaaaattctttatCTTCTTCTTAAGCTCTTAAAATACCTGTGTGACTGCAACACCATCCCTGATAAATGTGTTCacagcaaataaaaaagaatggcCCTTCTTTAGATTCATGAAGCACAGTAAATAAATGCATGGCAAAGAGATTTAAGATGACAGCTGTGTGATGACAGGTAATTGCATATCAGGACGTCTGCAGGAATATAATGTACGAGCAGAGAAGCATGGAGGCTGAGTTGGAGCTGTAGGTCAGAGTATACTTGATTGACTTAAACACACAGGACTGTGTTCTGTAGAGGAATATTCGTTTCACTGCATTTCTCACCCACACTTGTCTCCCCCGCTCCTTCCTACTCTCCCCTGCTCCTCATTTCTGTGCTCCACCACTCTTGGTATCACGCTctctttacttattttttttccacagtccctcttctcttctcctcttctctcctcctcctcctcctcctcctcctcctcctcttttgtcctctctctccactTCTGCTCTTTCTCTGTAAATTCAGATGAATGCAGTATGTGGCAGGCTGTGGCTGTTGGGCTGTTGATACTCATGACTCTTCTCCAGGGTGAGTGACTTTCATCCGTGCTTTAAGACTGTGCCTGAACAAGTGTTTGCGTTGTCCTgcgtgtactgtatatattatatatatatatgtgctcTTTAATGCCTCAAGTGCTCTGtccttttgtattttttgtgtgcacAGCACACTCACACTGGCTGAGTGACTGTGGGAGTGCAGGCAGACAgaaaaatagatttattttgtgatGAGCAAGCAACTGTATTAAATGTAATCATCTTTACTGCAGATTAGAAAGCTGACCTGTGCATTTTCTctagtcagacagacagatatatagatatatagatagatagatagatagatagatagatagatagatacggGTGATTTACTACGGCTGGACATTGTTGTCAGGCATCTGTGGAGTCCTTGGTATTAATTGTGATCTAGTTAGTGCATCTGACAGTGGAGTTGAACACATTTACTGTCGCACTCTTACTGTTTTACTGTAGGGGCTTTGAAAAGTTGTATGCAAGGGAAAATGCAGAGTACATGCATCGTGGGACTATTTTGGAtatctttttttgctttttttatgcCTTTTGCATCCACCAATGATCGCCCttcacagtacacacacacacacacactcacaaacaagcACATCAAGAGTGAATCACAGCCGTAGTCAAAGAGAGAAAGTTCTTCTCTTTCATCGTTGTGagtgctgtgtctgtctgtctggggTGTTTCAGTGTTTAATGGCCTCACTATTTCCTGCATAGAATCCAAGTGACACTTTTACAGCGGTGGAGAGACTCTCACTGTCCGCCAGGTGATCAATCAGGGATGTAATTGATTAGGAAgagtgcatttttttcccctctgctgtccttttttttcttcccatgtCCTGTCCTCTTTTGCTCCTGCACACTTTTGTTCTGTGTTCTCTTTTCATGTCCCAAGCTGTCATCTCCTCTAGATATATATCTGTGTTCTTCAAGAGCATCCCCATCTTTAAAACATGGTATTATGTCACAACTGCAAAGGTCACCCTGTTAATGTTAACCAAGTTTAAGTGCACTTAAGGCAAAATTTTAAACCTAATTTTAACTTCATTATATTGcactgtgtttatgtattttgttatttctttattctAGTTACTGTTACTGTGGCATTGTATGGGCCATTTTTATCATCTGTATTGCTTCTaatctgtacagcactttggtcaacccccattgttttaaatgtgctctagaaataaagtttgagTTGAGTTTAGTTGAATCTTTCCTCTTtacttgcattttttttttcaaattcaatccagtccaaaccaaaacaactttatttataaagccctttaaaaaacaaagtgctgtacaacagagataaatacgataaataaaataaaataaaatataagaaatgacatcataggcctagacaacagacaataaaacatacaataaaacattaaaacaataaaaagataaaaaccaatTACTCCTACTGGGTTGAAAAATTCACTATCATCACACTGCTTTTTCTGCCATTGCTCTGCCTTCGGTGCTCTCTGGTGATCTTTACTGACGCCTAAGTTCACACTTTCTCTTTCCCCTCTAATAACCTCCTCAGTATCAGTCCAGGGACCTCACCAGCGTTTTCTGCTCAAGGAGCTGCTGAAGGACTACAACCCCATGGAGAGGCCAGTGGCCAATGACTCCCAGACTCTTACTGTTCAGTTCTCCTTCTCTCTAATACAAGTCATGGATGTGGTATGTAttcacacaaatgtaaagttaCAGTGACACGATACACACAGAAAACTACAGACATGAACGATAGTCTATCTTTGAGTCTTGAGTCTTTATCGTGGTGGATAAATCAAATAGTTTTATGTCAAGATTGAAAGTCTTTAGCATGTGTTGCCATGGCACAGCGTTTTCTTGCTGAGCTGCAGTGCTGCGATAGATAAACAAGATAATCATTGAATTTATCCTGTACACGttgtacatttttgtaattttgttaTTCTTGTTTAAACAAGGGCTTTGTgctattttgatttaattttaatcttaattctttttttcccccctttttttaaatgttttaaattttaacttgtgtgctctttttttctggTACTTACttcgggataataaaagtattctgattctgattctgaatttggaaacatattttgtgtgtgtttcattagaCATTTCCATTAGATAGGTATAATTGGACAgaaagtattgtttttattgactgagtcatttttaaatgtacatgtagCCCAGAGAATGTTGTTCTGGAACCTAAACCGCTGTGCACCTATCcttaaataatgaaatcacTCATTGTgttatttgatttgtgttttgcaAGGATGAAAAGAATCAGATCCTCACCACGAATGCTTGGCTGCAGATGGTGAGTATAACTGAATATGCTGATAATGTGATATTGATAATTTGATGTGAACATCCCGCACTGTATAACATTGGCTGGGATTGAGTGTGGTGATATTGTAAGACTTATAGACATTCAGCGTTTCTAAGTTGAACATAAAAAAGATCATATTTAATGTTGTCCCTTTATCTCTTAAATCAgttcagaatttttttttataaaaggtccactgtgtaacaactgggatttattgtttattttatattgatagaaattaaatatactaccataagagtaaaataaaagttgtttggttttcaaaataaatattttatatgtactttcGGCAAGGGCAGGGGCAAACATTAATGAATTATTGTGCACGGGTGGAGCAGGCACCACTACTGTATATGgaataaactgaataaaacaacaattgtGATTGTTCAACATTTAACATGGAAAAATCAGTATAACAGTGTGTAAaaccagtgttgtgtttgtgtctcccaGCAGTGGTACGACCACTATCTCCAGTGGAACCAGTCAGAGTATCCTGGAGTTAAGAACCTCCGTTTCACTCCAGACCAGGTCTGGACACCTGATATATTACTTTACAACAGGTATATGACAGatatgatcacacacacacacacacacacacacacatacatggacatGTTCTGAGCTCTGACCCATGTTcttactgttatttatttatttattttaatttcagtgcTCATGATAAGTTTGATGCCTCCTTTAAGACCTATGTGCTGGTTAACTCCAGTGGTTTCTGTGAATATCTGCCTCCAGGTGAGTTTTCATTTTACTCAATTTTAGTCCAAGAATTctttactgagagagagagtgagttaCTTCCAGTCACATGCACCATGGATGTTATTCCTCCCACTATAACACATCACACATACTTGACATGAAAGTACTTGACTGTGACCtatgttgtcttgtgttttaaaaaggGATATTTATCAGCACATGCAATGTGGACGTGAGATGGTTTCCCTTTGACATCCAGCATTGCGAGCTGAAGTTTGGCTCGTGGACATTCGATGGCTGGCTGTTGGACATCCAGATGAAGGAGGCAGATGTGTCAGGATACATGCGCAACGGAGAGTGGGACCTGCTGGGTAAGACACGTTGAGTAGCCCCTGCATAATAAACTTTGTTGCTTAGTAACTGTGCTTACATCGCTGTCATGCAACCGTGTAACTACAAAGACCTAAGgatttatgagattttttcttttgtataaTCAGATTGTAGCAGGAGACGTCGGAGTATGCCTTATAAAagttaaactaaataaaattcaGTGGCCATATACTTACAGCgttgatgtttttatgtgcTTTCAGGTTCTTACACTAAAACACTGTcctttctgcaaaaaaaaccacagccGCTGATTTGAATAAACCCGGATCTTTCTTCACTATGTTTTATCTCAGTAAAACCTTTAATGATGCTGGTCCTCTGTCTGGCTttttatatgcatttatttcagCAAATGACACTCCACTGGTTTCATTTGGCTCCTGAGTCTTGTATGTCACTTTCTTGCTTTCTCGGTTGTGGTTTTTGTGACCGCTTTGCTCTGACTGTTCCTGTTCACACAGAGGTCCCTGGGGGTCGTCATGAGGTTTTCTATGACTGCTGTGCAGAGCCGTACCCCGATGTTACCTTTGTGGTCACATTACGGAGGAGGACCTTGTTTTACGCTCTCAATCTCCTCATCCCAATTGTGCTCCTCTCCTCCATGACCTTGCTTGTCTTCCTGCTCCCCGCAAACTCTGGGGAGAAGATCAGCCTCGGTGAGGAGTAAGACGAGGAGTTAAGAGAAGGACATGAGCTGAGGGATGACACAGCAAGAACCTAGGAAAACAAGATATTTACAATATATTATtaagcacaaatgtgttgcccTATCCTTGTAAAAGTATTGGTTTATTTCACCCTCCATGTTAGTTCTCTCTCCATGTCTCTCTGTCTACTGGAAAACATTCAATCAGCTGTGCAGCGATTTTGCCTGATGTCAGGAGGGCCAAGATGAAAGGAAATAGAGACTGAAAAAGACAACAGTAGAACAGGTGGGAGGGAAGATGAGAGAGTAAAATTGAGTTTTCCTGGGAGTGTCAGGAAGACAGATGGTTGTAGAGATAAGTCAAATGCAGCATACCAAATGTACTCTTTGACTAAGTGTACACAGAAGGAACTCTCCTAAGGATTCTTTGTTCTTCTTGTATTTTCTTTGCAACCCGCATCCCACATGTCGGTTCTGCCTCCAGGCATTACGGTTCTTCTGTCTCTGACTGTCTTCATGTTGATGGTTGCAGAGATTATGCCTGCCACTTCGGACTCTGTCCCGCTGATAGGTtggttcttcttctgtgtgccTGCCCTGTGGGTTTAAAGAGATTTTGGAAGGCCACTGAGACGTTGCTCATAATTTGTCAGCACCCATGtgagtgaaatgtgttttgtcGCAGGTCAGTACTTTGCCAGCACCATGGTGATTGTGGGGATGTCGGTCGTAGCTACGGTCATCGTCCTGCAGTTTCATCACCACGACCCCAACAGTGGACACATGCCGcgctgggtgagttacagtgaCGATTGTATTTATGGAGCAATTCTAATAACAGCAACAATCCAAAGTACTATACAGCATAAATAGTAAATAGACAATCCACAATGGTGCAATACAACTACATACAAAGCCGGAATAATAtttaaattggtaaaaaaacaagttattgaaatagaaaataagagaaaatcaatttaaagTTGTAtgctgtgtaacttttaaatataaacaaatgtctgttaaatTCAAACCAATGTCAAATGAGTTTACGCCATGCTGATAAATCAatgatcagctccacacgactctctctgtgtttctctcaaaACAACGCTATGTTTTGTCTTCATGTCTGTGGTGTGATGCATTTTTAATATCACGAGGAGGAAGGATAACAGCTGAGGAATTATCCCCGGTTGAAAGAGAACTTTAGATTAAGAAATTAACCCAGAAACTCTgctttaaatgctttaaaagtTTAGGTTTAAATTGTCCCAAAAGtcccaaaataaaaaaggaggaaGCACAGAGATgctaaatgaaatgtaacatGGGTCCTTTAATTATGAGAGTGTGTTTTAACTCTAACACCAAGTACTGGTCAAatctaaaaacaacactgaacaaATTTGGTGGTGATGAAATTAATTAAGGGATTAGATGGGGATTAAAAGAGATAGAATCCCATTATATTTTTATCTTAAACGCACATTCAGGTGTTCCTTAACTTCCTCATTAGTATTTGTCAATTTGTGTGTCAGGTGCACTTGGTTCTGCTGCAGTGGGTTCCTTGGTTCTTGCGGATGAAGCGTCCAGGTGAGGGAGTGGATCCCACACTTTCCAACAGCCAGACCGACTCTCAGAGCAAGACTATGTCCTCTCCTACCACCACCGCTACCACCGCCACAATCCCTACCCCAATGCCCTCCATCCTCCCGCAGAGCCTCAACTCCCTGCAGGTTACCCTCGCTCAGCTCAGCCACccactgtcacattcacaacCTCACAGGCCCAACTCTCAGGCTGTCATCCTCCCTATTCCCATCAACAGAGATCCCAATCCACACTCCCAGCCCAACGGTCATCTGCCCTACATGGGTTTCCAGACCTTCCAGACGACTGTAGAACTGGAGCCATTTCAGAGGAACAGGGCCATTTATCATGGGAGGGTCAACAGTGGACtaggtggaggagaaggagagggagcagCACCAGGGGGAGGAGAACCCGCTGGAGATTCCCCAGTCCATTACCACCTTCCATCCTCCAAATTTGGGATCTCAACTCAGGAAGCCACCCCAGACCCAGATCCGTTAATCACATCCTCTGGACCTTGTGGTTTAGAGGCTGGAGCAGGAAGATCGGCTG
The sequence above is a segment of the Solea solea chromosome 13, fSolSol10.1, whole genome shotgun sequence genome. Coding sequences within it:
- the LOC131471012 gene encoding neuronal acetylcholine receptor subunit alpha-7-like isoform X1 — protein: MWQAVAVGLLILMTLLQVSVQGPHQRFLLKELLKDYNPMERPVANDSQTLTVQFSFSLIQVMDVDEKNQILTTNAWLQMQWYDHYLQWNQSEYPGVKNLRFTPDQVWTPDILLYNSAHDKFDASFKTYVLVNSSGFCEYLPPGIFISTCNVDVRWFPFDIQHCELKFGSWTFDGWLLDIQMKEADVSGYMRNGEWDLLEVPGGRHEVFYDCCAEPYPDVTFVVTLRRRTLFYALNLLIPIVLLSSMTLLVFLLPANSGEKISLGITVLLSLTVFMLMVAEIMPATSDSVPLIGQYFASTMVIVGMSVVATVIVLQFHHHDPNSGHMPRWVHLVLLQWVPWFLRMKRPGEGVDPTLSNSQTDSQSKTMSSPTTTATTATIPTPMPSILPQSLNSLQVTLAQLSHPLSHSQPHRPNSQAVILPIPINRDPNPHSQPNGHLPYMGFQTFQTTVELEPFQRNRAIYHGRVNSGLGGGEGEGAAPGGGEPAGDSPVHYHLPSSKFGISTQEATPDPDPLITSSGPCGLEAGAGRSAAMSAHSSVNRSVAVDNQLQALLMEVQFLVERVREQDRQLSVAEQWQFAAAVIDRLCLVGFSVFNIICTIAIFMAAPNFGEALSKDFL
- the LOC131471012 gene encoding neuronal acetylcholine receptor subunit alpha-7-like isoform X2, giving the protein MWQAVAVGLLILMTLLQVSVQGPHQRFLLKELLKDYNPMERPVANDSQTLTVQFSFSLIQVMDVDEKNQILTTNAWLQMWYDHYLQWNQSEYPGVKNLRFTPDQVWTPDILLYNSAHDKFDASFKTYVLVNSSGFCEYLPPGIFISTCNVDVRWFPFDIQHCELKFGSWTFDGWLLDIQMKEADVSGYMRNGEWDLLEVPGGRHEVFYDCCAEPYPDVTFVVTLRRRTLFYALNLLIPIVLLSSMTLLVFLLPANSGEKISLGITVLLSLTVFMLMVAEIMPATSDSVPLIGQYFASTMVIVGMSVVATVIVLQFHHHDPNSGHMPRWVHLVLLQWVPWFLRMKRPGEGVDPTLSNSQTDSQSKTMSSPTTTATTATIPTPMPSILPQSLNSLQVTLAQLSHPLSHSQPHRPNSQAVILPIPINRDPNPHSQPNGHLPYMGFQTFQTTVELEPFQRNRAIYHGRVNSGLGGGEGEGAAPGGGEPAGDSPVHYHLPSSKFGISTQEATPDPDPLITSSGPCGLEAGAGRSAAMSAHSSVNRSVAVDNQLQALLMEVQFLVERVREQDRQLSVAEQWQFAAAVIDRLCLVGFSVFNIICTIAIFMAAPNFGEALSKDFL